From the genome of Papaver somniferum cultivar HN1 chromosome 2, ASM357369v1, whole genome shotgun sequence, one region includes:
- the LOC113347810 gene encoding beta-fructofuranosidase, insoluble isoenzyme CWINV1-like, whose product MIYKGIYHFFYQYNPTKAVWGDIVWAHATSIDLVNWMHHAYAMYPSEPYDINGCWSGSVTILPGEKPVILYTGKDHQNRQVQNLAVPKNLSDVFLTEWVKIPQNPLLVPTPVNGINASEFRDPTTAWKGHDGRWRMLVGSKRNGHRGLAILYRSKDFIHWTKSQHPLHSATKNGMWECPDFFPVYLNSSKNGVDTSVISSTVKHVLKLSLDDTKHDYYTVGKYLHDKDKYIPDHGSVEGDAGLRYDYGKFYASKTFFDSEKNRRILWGWINESDARGDDVKKGWAGIQEIPRSLWLDKAEKQLVQCPVVEIEKLRKEQVTFGNKELKMGSVLEVSGVTASQADVEVSFDLKGLEKAEIMDPSWVNPQLLCSKKGASVKGSFGPFGFLVLVSKNLEEQTAIFFRVFKAPKRFVVLMCSDQSRSSLSESPELDKTTYGAFLDVNPLHEKLSLRSLIDHSVVESFGGEGKVCISARVYPKIAIDNETHLYAFNNGTQSIRISNLNAWTMGKAKII is encoded by the exons ATGATTTACAAGGGAATTTACCATTTCTTCTACCAATATAATCCAACAAAAGCAGTTTGGGGTGATATAGTGTGGGCTCATGCTACTTCAATAGATCTCGTAAACTGGATGCACCATGCTTACGCCATGTACCCATCAGAACCATATGATATAAACGGGTGTTGGTCTGGTTCCGTTACAATCCTTCCCGGAGAAAAACCAGTAATTCTTTACACTGGAAAAGACCACCAAAATCGTCAAGTACAGAATTTAGCGGTACCCAAAAATCTATCAGACGTTTTTCTGACAGAATGGGTAAAAATACCTCAAAATCCTCTACTGGTGCCAACACCCGTTAATGGAATCAATGCAAGTGAATTTAGAGATCCTACAACTGCTTGGAAAGGACATGATGGAAGATGGAGAATGCTTGTTGGAAGCAAAAGAAATGGGCACCGAGGACTGGCAATTCTTTATAGGAGCAAAGATTTCATTCATTGGACTAAATCTCAGCATCCGCTTCATTCAGCGACTAAAAATGGAATGTGGGAATGTCCGGATTTCTTCCCTGTCTACCTTAACAGTAGTAAAAATGGTGTCGACACTTCTGTGATAAGTTCTACGGTGAAACATGTGCTTAAACTCAGTTTAGATGACACGAAACATGACTATTACACAGTCGGAAAGTATTTGCATGACAAGGACAAGTACATTCCTGACCATGGATCTGTTGAAGGTGATGCAGGACTTAGATATGATTATGGAAAATTTTATGCTTCTAAAACATTTTTCGATAGTGAAAAGAACAGAAGAATTTTGTGGGGTTGGATCAATGAATCTGACGCTCGAGGAGATGATGTCAAGAAAGGATGGGCTGGAATTCAG GAAATTCCTCGGAGTCTTTGGCTCGATAAAGCTGAAAAGCAGCTGGTGCAATGTCCAGTTGTGGAAATTGAAAAGCTGCGTAAAGAGCAGGTTACTTTTGGTAATAAAGAGCTTAAAATGGGTTCGGTACTTGAAGTTTCTGGTGTAACAGCCTCTCAA GCGGATGTAGAGGTATCATTTGATCTAAAAGGGTTAGAGAAAGCTGAAATCATGGACCCAAGTTGGGTTAATCCACAACTACTTTGTAGTAAAAAGGGAGCATCAGTCAAAGGTAGCTTTGGACCATTTGGTTTCTTAGTTTTGGTATCAAAAAACTTAGAAGAGCAAACAGCTATCTTCTTCAGGGTATTCAAAGCTCCAAAAAGATTTGTGGTTCTCATGTGCAGTGATCAGAGCAG GTCTTCTTTAAGCGAAAGCCCGGAACTAGACAAAACTACATATGGAGCTTTTCTTGATGTGAATCCTCTCCATGAGAAGCTTTCACTAAGGAGCTTG ATAGATCACTCGGTTGTGGAAAGCTTTGGTGGAGAAGGAAAAGTTTGCATAAGTGCAAGAGTGTACCCAAAGATAGCAATCGATAATGAAACTCATCTTTATGCTTTCAATAATGGAACTCAAAGTATCAGAATCTCAAATCTCAATGCTTGGACAATGGGAAAAGCTAAAATTATTTGA